DNA from Gopherus flavomarginatus isolate rGopFla2 chromosome 21, rGopFla2.mat.asm, whole genome shotgun sequence:
AAAATTCATGATGTTGAATCTCTCCTAAGGTATTGACTTTGCAACTCGCAAGATAGCAAAAATGCTGAAGCCACAGAAGGTGATTGAACAGGAAGGTGATTCATTCTCCATCCAAACCACCAGCACTTTCAGAAGTTACTTTGTCCAATTCAAAATTGGAGAGGAGTTTGAGGAAGACAATAAAGGCCTAGATCATAGAAAATGCAAGGTAAAAAAGCTGTACTTGCTCAAATCACAAGGCAAAAATCCACCAAACTGCTTTAACTGACCAAAGATGAATTGTTAATTTTGAGACCTAAATGTTGTTCTCAAACTCTTATTGAAGGAAACCTCAATTTTTTTTGAGAGGTGGGGGTAGGAACTGCTTGTTTACTCAATGGCATAATGTGAGATTTAAGGTAGCCCACTTCCTACAGAGCATGATGTAGAAGCACTAACTGTGGGGAGCAACTTACCCTGGTAAGGGAGAGGGGCTACAATAATGTGGTGTAAGACTAAAGTtaagtgtctgtctgtgtgtgtgtgtctctctctctctctctctctctctctctctctctctctctctctctcaaatgcaGAGTGTGGTTACCTGGGACAAGGACAAGCTTGTTTGTGTCCAGACTGGTGACAAGAAAAACAGGGGCTGGACTCATTGGATTGAAGGCGATGAGCTATATCTGGTATTTAGTTAGATTCCAATTGTGAATTAACTTTGTGGCTCTGCATGAGGGATCTATACTGCTGCTTTGATTTGGGTTAACTGATATGTTCCCATGCAATTCTCTGTGCAGTGGCTGCTAGGGTTTACTAACATAAACATTACCAGGAAATAAAGAGAATCTACATACATGTGGCTGGTACAGAGGGCAAGGACTCTACTATCAAGGAGAAGAGATGTCTCCTATAGTAGATTTCTGAAAATGGCTTGGAAGCATTTCAGTATCAAAATATCTGACTTCTTTTCAGTCTCAATCTTGTACCTGGGCTTGGCATTCCTGAACTTCCTCTTCTAGAGTTGGTACTCTTGTCTATCCACCTTATTGTTTGAGTGTCTATCTCTGGGTATTGCAACAGGGACAAAAGACTACTTAGAATATAACACTAAATATTAAGAGCTACTAGACTCCCCACTTCAAGCAGTGCAAGAAGGTTATATAAGCCTTGGAAGAGAAATATATGTAAACTTCCACCCTCTTCACTTGCTCCATTAGTTCTCAGGGTAGTATtctgccctccccacccactcCAGTCCTCAAAAGACCAAGTGACCTCTGCAAGATGAGGATTGTCTGGCACAAGGCAGCCAACCTTCTCCTGAGAAAGTGTCAGAattttaccaatgtacattgccaaagagtcacAGAAATAAGTCTGTAGCCCCAATCAGCTTCCCCTGCAATCttagtgcctcccacccaccagcagccctgccaatcagtgcctccctaCCCCCTTGATCAGCTGtcttgtgtcatgcaggaggctggggggagggcacagaAAGGAACAAGGGCACAGTAAGCTCAGGGAGGGAGTgcgaaggggtggagtgggggcagagcctgtggcagagccaggggttgaacaGAGCACCCCAGGCACAttgaaaagttggcacctatagCTCCAGCCTCAGAGTTGTTGCCTATACAAGGAAtagcatattaacttctgaaaggCCACAAGTTTGCCACCCTGCATTAGATTAACCTGTAAAACTCTGCGGGGGGCACACATTGAAGAGAATGCAGGGGACTCTATTTCTTATGAGCCAAGCCCTCTGAGCCAAGTTTACATTCAGAAAAGAGGTGGGGGTAGGTGGGAAGAGTGGGCCAAAACCCAGGGAAGGGATAGCAGTGATGTAGAGAAATTTCCACTCTACCTGTGGTACTTAAATgtccccatcaccatggtattagAATACCTCACATCACAGCCCCACAGTCAGGTAAAGCGGTGCTgttattcccattgtacagataagGCACTGGGGAAcaccctagagtgaccagatgccccaattTTTATAGGGTCCATCCTGATCTCTGGGGCTTTCTTATATAGGTGTTTATTAACCTCCATTCTTGTCCCAACTtcagacttgctgtctggtcaccctagacacaCAGACTAAAAGCCaggttttcaaaggcacctagcAGGGGTAAATGTTGTGTAACTCTGGATAAAATGGCTCAGATACTTAAGTATGAAGTGTATAGTTGTTGACCTGAGATGTTCACTGAGATGTTAATATCTGAGCGGAGACACTGATGGCAATAGTTTTATCTGATTTGTTTAGAAGACTTGACCCTCCAACTTCCTTTCAAGAGGA
Protein-coding regions in this window:
- the RBP7 gene encoding retinoid-binding protein 7, which translates into the protein MPVDFSGTWNLVSSDNFEGYMLALGIDFATRKIAKMLKPQKVIEQEGDSFSIQTTSTFRSYFVQFKIGEEFEEDNKGLDHRKCKSVVTWDKDKLVCVQTGDKKNRGWTHWIEGDELYLELRCEDQVCKQVYKRA